The genome window GATGATAGCTAAGACTCGTGAACGTACCCTAAAGCTTGCGCGCGACACCCTCACTATGGAGGCTGCTGCACTGCAAACCATGCGTGATCGCCTTGAGGGCATTAACGCCGATGCCCTTGTACATGCAGTGGAATTGCTGCATGACTGCAAAGGCAGAATCGTAGTCTCCGGAATTGGTAAATCTGGGCATATTGCCCGCAAGATTGCCGCCACCTTTGCCTCAACTGGCTCCCCTGCTTTTTTTGTTCATCCAGCTGAAGCCAGTCATGGTGATTTAGGTATGGTCACCAGGGATGATGTTTTTGTTGCGCTTTCAAATTCTGGTGAGACTGAAGAATTGTTAACTATCGTGCCGATTGTGAAGCGCACTGGCGCAAAACTGATTGCTCTTACTGGCGCACCTGATTCTTCGCTCGCGAAATTAGCGGATGCCCACTTGGATACCAGCGTTGAAAAAGAAGCTTGCCCACTCAATCTTGCTCCCACAACTAGCACCACCGCTGCATTAGCGATGGGTGATGCATTGGCCGTGGCATTGTTGGATGCACGCGGATTTCAGGCTGAAGATTTCCAACGCTCACATCCTGGTGGTCGCTTAGGTCGCAAACAATTGATGCATGTCAGCGAAGTGATGCGTAGCTTTGAAGACACACCAAAAATTTCTATCCAAGCCTCTCTCCAAGATGCCTTGTTAGAGATGACCTCCAAGCGTATGGGTATGGTGGTGACATTAGATGAAAAACAGAAAGTATTCGGCATTTTGACCGACGGCGATTTGCGTAGACTACTTGAGAAAAATACTAATCTCAGTGGCATCACACTCCAAAACGCCACTACAGCCAGCCCCCGTACTATTCCACCAGAACTCTTGGCAGAAGAAGCGATTGAGATGATGGAAAAACATCGTATCAATCATTTAGTTGTTACTGATAAAGATGGATGTTTACTGGGCGCCCTCAATCTGCATGATCTCTTTGCAGCCAAAGTAATTTAATCTCGTTGCTGATTGAATCTCATGCCTAGCGCCTTTAATACTCACAATACAAACCCCCTGTCTCAGTATCCACAAGCATGGGAGCGCGCTGGCAAAGTGAAGCTACTAGTTTTAGATGTTGATGGCGTACTGACGAATGGGCAAGTATGGATTGGTGCTGATGGGAAAGAATCCTTAAAGGCATTTGATATTCAAGATGGTTTAGGCATCAAACTACTGGAACAATGCGGCATCCCAACAGCGATTATCACCGGCAGAAACTCTAAGATGGTCTTAGCGCGTTGTGATGAACTCGGTATCAAACAAGTTCACATGGGCGTTGAAAATAAAGCGATTGCTCTAGAAGAGGTTCTCAAATCACTGGGGTTGAAAGCGAGTGACTGCGCCGTAATGGGTGATGACTGGCCAGATCTGGCCATGATGAAACATGCTGGCTTGCGAATTGCTCCAGCACAAGCTCACGATGCCGTCAAAGAGTTTGCGCATTTTGTCACCATACATACAGGTGGTAATAGCGCTGTGCGTGAAGCATGCGACCTCATCCTAAAAGCCCAAAACCACTACGATGACTTGCTGAATAAGGCTCGCCAGTAAGCAATGCAATTGAATTCGCAACGAATCAAACTGAGTATTGGGCGCACGCTATTGCGGCTCATGCCTTTGATATTGATGGGTGCCTTGACGCTGATGACATTTTGGTTGGTGCAAAAAAATACACCGCCAGAAAGCTCCATGCTCGAGCGCGTTCGCCTACATGAACCCGACTACATTATTAAAGACGGTACTCTTTCGGCGTTAAATGAATTAGGTACTACTAAATACAGAATTCTGGGTAATAAAGTTACTCACTACGATGATGATGCATCGATTGACATTGATGTACCACGCATGCGTTTGTTTCAACCCGAGAAAGCACCCGTAACCGTCAAGTCAAATACCGGACATCTCGATGGGGATCTCACCATCCTAGAGCTCTTTGATAACGCCTCAATTTATCGACCAGCACAGGCAGCTACAGCTTCAGAACCCGCGACTTTGCGTATGCTTGCCTCCTCTAGTTATTTCAAGGTTTTGATTAACGACGATATTGTTGAAACTAATAGACCAATCACCCTAGAGCAAGGCATGTCAGTTATGCATTCGACAGAGGGTGGAACCTTCGACAACATTCAACAGAGCATGACGCTTTCTGGCCAAGTCAAAGGGCGCATAGAACGCGCTCCACGGAGCGCTCAATAAAATGTTTGCTATGAATCGTCTACCTCTTCTCGTGTTTGCACTTTGTATGCTGATGCTTAGCAGCATCGCTCATGCAGAAAAAGCAGATCAAGACAAACCCATCATTCTTGAAGCTGAAAAAGTTTCGGTAAATGACGTGCAACAGATTTATGACTTAAAAGGTCAAGTGTTATTGATTAAAGGCACTATCGTTGTGACCGGTGAAGATGGTCACATTCAAGTTGATCCCGAGGGCTACGAATTGGTTGATGTCAAAGGATCTTCTGACACTACTGCCAGCTTTCGGCAACGCAGAGAAGGTCCTGCGGATGAGTTTATGCAGGGTCGCGGTTCCCAGGTTACCTACAATGCTAAGACAGAGGTGCTTACCATTACCGGTGATGCCAGCCTGAAGCGCTCCTTGAATATGCAGATGCTAGATCAATTACAAGGCTGGAAAATTGAGTACGATGATATTAAAGAGCGCTATCGCGTAACGCCTCCTGTAAATGCGAAACCAGAGGATTTGCCTTTAGCTAGAGCAATCCTTTCACCAAGACGAAAAGCTACATTAGAAAAATGACAACGGATTTAGCTCAAACCCCTTCTACTGCTACCCTTAGCGCCAGAAACCTCCAAAAGCGCTATGGCTCTCGGACGGTAGTAAGAGATGTATCAGTCGAAGTGAAATGTGGTGAAGTCGTTGGTCTACTGGGCCCAAATGGTGCAGGTAAAACAACATCTTTCTACATGATTGTTGGCCTGGTCCCACTAGACGCTGGCCAGATTATTTTGGATGGCGCCGATATTACCCACTTACCGATTCATGAGCGGGCACGCATGGGCTTGTCTTACCTCCCTCAAGAAGCTTCTGTTTTTAGAAAACTGAACGTTGCTGAAAATATTCAAGCAGTTCTAGAACTGCAAGTACAAGGTGGAAAACCATTAACCAAAGCAGAAATTGCCGACCGCCTAGATGAGCTGCTGGGTGAGTTGCAAATTGGCCACCTACGCAACAATCCTGCTCTGTCACTTTCCGGCGGCGAGAGACGTCGTGTAGAAATCGCGCGCGCCCTAGCATCTCAACCAAAATTCATCTTGCTTGACGAACCATTTGCGGGTGTTGACCCTATTGCCGTTGGGGAAATTCAGAGAATTGTTCGATTCTTACGTGATCGCCAAATTGGGGTTTTGATCACCGACCACAATGTGCGCGAAACCCTGGGTATTTGTGATCACGCCTACATCATCAGCGAGGGAAGCGTTCTAGCAGAAGGTAAGCCCGATCAAATTATTCAAAATGATGCTGTCCGTAGGGTCTACTTGGGTGAAAACTTCCGGATGTAAGCCAGATAAGGCATCTATCCGTATAAGTCATAAAAAGTGCTTTTCCCTCTTGGTTTTCAGCAAAATCGCTGATACGCTGGAGGCTCATGGTTCATTTTCCAAAAAAAACAGCTCAAAAAAGACAGGGGCTTGCTGCGCACCCCGGGTATAGCTATGCGCACGCGTTGATATAAGGAGTTGCTCATGAATTTAAAAATTAATAGCCGCCATCTAGAAGTTACCCCTGCAATGCGCACGCATCTTGAGGCGGGGTTAGCCAAAATTCGTAAGCACTTCGATCACGTCATTGATGCATCTGCCTTTTTGGTAGTAGATAACGCCAAAGAAAAGGATCTGCGTCAGAGCGCCGAGATCACCATTCACCTTAAAGGCAAGGAACTCTTTGCTGAAGCACATAATGCCGACCTCTATCACGCCATGGATGCCGTAGTCGATAAGCTTGAGCGTCAGGTCGTCAAACATAAAGAAAAGATTCAAGATCACCATCACGAAAAGCATTTTGAGTAAGCTTAAGTGTCAGGACACCTATAATCATCTGCAATGAATGCCCTGACTAATCTTTTTACCCCTGACTGCATTGCATTAGATAACCCTGCCAAAAACAGAGCTGATGCGTTTGCAGCAGCCGGGGAATTATTTTCGAAACAAGTTGGTATTGATGCAACTTCCGTGGTGGAATTCCTCAATGCCCGTGAAGATTTAGGTTCAACAGCACTGGGGGCTGGTGTAGCGATTCCCCACGGTCGCGTAAAAGGTCTAAAGCAACCTGCAGCCGCCTTCATGAAGCTCAAAGATCCCATCGAATTTGCAGCGCCCGATGGTGAGTCTGTTTCCATACTCATTTTTTTGCTGGTTCCAGAAAAGGCAACCCAACAACATTTAGAAATTCTGTCCTCTATTGCACAACTGCTATCAGATTCAGATGCGCGCGAGAAATTGATTTCCGCTACTGACCCCACGATGGTTTGTGAACTATTGCAGCATTGGGGTAATACAAAATGACTCAGCCATTACTCTTAGATGGAGTGACTGCTCAGCAGATTTTTGATGATAACGTTTCTGATCTCAAACTGTCATGGATCGGTGGTCTTGAGGGTGCCGATCGCACCTTCCCACCCGAGGCTGTTAAGGCGGCAGCAGCTAGCTCTGATTTAGTGGGTCACTTAAATCTCATTCATCCTAGTCGCATTCAAATATTTGGCGAACAAGAGGTTGACTATCACGCAGCGCTTGAGCCTGAGCAAAAACAAGAGCAAATAGCTAGCCTGATTTCTAAAACACCACCGTGTGTGATTGTGGCCGACGGCAAGCCTGCAGATCCAGATTTACAACTCTTTTGCCAACGCTCATCTACACCACTATTTACGACTAATATTTCTGCTGCAGAAGTCATTGATCACCTACGTACATACTTAACCAAAATTGGTGCGCCACAAATTACCATGCATGGCGTATTCATGGATATCTTGGGTTTAGGTGTTTTGCTTACTGGTGAATCTGGCTTAGGTAAAAGTGAATTGGGCTTGGAATTGATTTCTCGTGGGCATGGCTTAGTTGCCGATGATGCAGTTGATTTTGCGCGCCTTGGTCCAGATTACATTGAAGGTCGCTGTCCAGTAATTCTGCGTAATCTCCTTGAGGTTCGCGGACTCGGTCTGCTGGACATTCGCACGATTTTTGGTGAAACAGCAGTGCGCCGTAAACTGAAACTACGCCTCATCGTGCAATTGGTTCGACGCACCGATGGTGAATTCGAGAGATTGCCACTAGAAGCTCAACATATTGATGTTTTGGGTATTCCGATTCGGATGGTGAAAATTCAAGTGGCGGCAGGCCGAAACTTAGCCGTACTAGTAGAAGCGGCTGTACGTAATACGATTTTGCAATTACGTGGCATCGATACACTCAAAGAATTTATCGAGCGCCAACGACTGCAAATGAATGCCGAGGCAGATTCCATTAAAGCCCAAGGGCGATTACTTTAAGCCATGCAAATCAATCTGATTACCGGAATCTCAGGCTCAGGTAAATCAGTAGCCTTAAGGGCGTTTGAAGATGCAGGCTACGATTGTGTTGATAACCTCCCCGTCTCGCTTCTAGAAAATCTCATTAGCACTCTTGCAAATGAAAATTGTGAGCGTGTTGCCGTTGCTATTGATGCTCGCCGCGGTCAATCGATTGCGGAGCTCCCTTCGATTCTAGAAAATCTGAAACGTAGTCACCAAGTAAGAATCGTCTTCTTAAATGCAGATACCAACACCTTGGTACAACGCTTCTCTGAAACCCGCCGGCGACATCCCCTCTCAACAAGTGCCAAGCAAACTCAATCGGCAACCTTAATCGAAGCCATTGATAAAGAGCGGGGATTGTTAGAACCTCTCCGCACACAAGCACATAGTATTGATACCAGCAACCTACCAGCACATGCATTGCGCTCTTGGATTCAGGATCTACTCAAAGATAAACCCGTTGGCCTGACAGTCATTTTTGAATCCTTTGGTTTTAAAAAGGGCGTGCCTAGCGAAGCGGATCTTGTATTTGATGTACGTTGTTTGCCTAATCCCCATTACGACAAGGTCTTAAGACCCTTAACCGGTAACGACAAACCCGTAAAAGAATTTCTGGAGAAAATTCCAGAGGTAGTCAGCATGGAAATTGACATCACTCAATTTATTGAGAAATGGTTACCGCACTACATCGCAGATGGGCGCAGTTACCTAACCGTTGCGATTGGCTGTACTGGTGGACAACATCGCTCGGTCTATTTAGTCAACCGAATTAGCGAACACTTCCGTGCCCAAAAAGAATTTATTGATCTACAGCTTAATTTTTTAGATCGTCACCGCGAACTAGACTCAATCCCTGCAGCAAAACCTTAATCGGTTGCGGGAGACCATAGCGCCCCAATTGACTTAAGGGAACCCACTTTAGATTGCTGCTTTGAGGCTCTACAAGCTTAGGGGCATTTACATGCCAAATCTGCATCCACAAGCGTCGGTGGGTAAATACATGCTTGATTTGAGGTCCTGCCTTGACAACTTTACAGGCCTTCAGCCACGGAGTAGCCCCCTCCTCTGGTAAAGCCGCTGCAAATAAATTCTGAAGCCTTGGAATTGATTTTTTCGGGGTAGATTTCGTGATCCAGACAGACTCTGGCAAAGACCATAAGCCGCCCCAGATAGCTTTACTTGGACGCTTTTGTAAAAGAATGAAATTACCCGACCTCACTAGGAGCATGTCACAGTCAAACTCGGGTGACTTCGCTTTCAAAGTCTTGTGCGGTAAAGACAAGACTTGATCGCTTAAATTTGCTTGGCATTGTTTCTCATATGGACACTTTTTTTCATTGTCCAGACAAACGGGCTTACGAGCAGTGCACCAAGTAGCACCAAAGTCCATTAGCGCCTGGGTATACACCGGCATATCCTTAGCTTTGGCGGGCAAGAGCTGACCAGCCAATTGCCATAAACGATCATTCACTGCCTTATCTTGCAAAGGACCCTCAACAGCAAACAAGCGCGCCAAAATTCTTTTGACATTCGCATCGAGAATTGGGGCTTTCACATGAAATGCAAATGCAGCAATGGCGCCTGCTGTTGAGCGTCCTATGCCTTTAAGTTGCTCAAGCAAGATTGGATCACTCGGAAATTGTCCGGCAAACTCTTTAACGACTTGCTGCGCACAGTCATGTAAATTTCTAGCCCGCGAGTAATAGCCCAATCCAGCCCACTCTGCCAATACCTCATCAATATGCGCGCTAGCTAATTTTTTCACTGTCGGAAAGCGCTTCATAAACCGGGGGTAACGCTCTAGGACAGTTGCCACTTGAGTTTGTTGCAACATAATTTCTGAAACCCACACCGCATAAGGATCTCTATTGCCCTGCCAAGGTAGACCCGACCGGCCACTGCGAGCATGCCAAGCAATCAGCTTTTCAGAAAAAGTATTGATTAGCGCTTTTGACATGCAGGACAAAAATAGGTGGAGCGCTGACCCTGCACAATCTGCTTGATCGGTGTTTTACAAACTTTACATGGCTGATCTTTGCGATCATAGACTTTGGTTTGCACCATGAAATGTCCTGGGTCACCATCACTATTGACAAAGTCTTTTAAGCTACTACCGCCAGCAGCAATCGCTTTTTTCAAAATCAATCTCACCGCTTCAGCTAAGCGAGAACATTGAGGACGCGTCAGCTTCCCCGCTGGTTTTGCTGGATGAATGCCAGCCTCAAACAAACTTTCGGAGCAATAAATATTGCCAACACCAACTACCGCTTGACCAGCCAATAGAAATTGTTTAACAGCAACGCTACGTTTACGAGAGGCTTGATACAAGATTTCAGCGCCAAGTTCTCCAGCAAAGGCTGATGAAAAAGGTTCAACCCCCAACTTTTGCAGGAGAACATTTTTTTCTATTGGGCCTTTGGTTTTTGGATGCCACAACACCGCGCCAAATTTTCTAGGATCATGCAGACGCAGACTCAAGTTTCCAAACTCTAAAGTCACACGATCATGCAACTTCAAGGGGTCGGTACTAGGTAATACACGCAAGGTGCCCGTCATTCCTAAATGGACTAAGAGATGGCCCGTATCCAGTTCAATTAATAGGTACTTACCGCGCCTTTCAATAGCATGCACTTTTTGACCGGGCAAGATCTTTGGCAAGGTTTTAGGGACAGGCCAACGCAAGCGCCCATCAAGGACCTTGACAGCACTAATAGCACGCCCCTGTAGGTGAGGGGTAATTCCCAATCTGGTGACTTCAACTTCTGGAAGTTCTGGCATAAATCAATTGTAGATTCGCAGATTAGAATGTGCTTATGAGCAAATTTTTACTTAAATCCTATTTCAAGGGTTTATTACTTCTCTTTACTGCCTGCCTGAGTGCTGTATCTGGGTATGCGCTTGCTCAAGCAGACGAAGGACAGTCTGGGCAAGCTATTTTTGAAGTATTAGCCTCAGAAATCGCTTTGCAAAGAGGTGAAGCTGGCTTGGCGTACAACACCTATATGGAATTAGCCCGCCAATATAAGGACCCGCGACTTGCCCAAAGAGCGATGGAAATTGGAATTGCCGGCGGCTCCCCTGAATTGGCTTTAAATGCTGCCAAAACGTGGGATAGCCTATCTCCGGCATCTCAAACTAAACCCAAAGAAGTTCTGATCACATTGCTCGTCTTAAGCAATCGTTGGTCTGATGCGGTAAAGCCCGCAATTGCTTTGCTTCAACAGCAAACTCCAGCGCAGCAAGAAAATACATTACTGCAGCTACAAGCTTTGCTCAGCAAAGCAAAAGATGAGTCAGATGCATTGCGCGCTTTCTATGAAATCGCATCAACCGCAAAACCGCTACCCAAAGATCCAGGACTTCTCTACACCTATGCCATGTCAGCAGAAAAAGCTGGGCGTCTAGATGTGATGGAAAAAACCTTGCGTGAAATTTTGCGCAAGAGCCCAAATGATGCCAACTCTTTAAATGCTTTGGGTTACAGCCTCGCGGATCGAAATATCAAACTACCAGAAGCTTTTGCTCTCATTAGCAAAGCTCATCAGCTCTCACCTAAAGATGGCTTCATTTTGGATAGCCTGGGTTGGGTTAACTTTCGTCTTGGAAAAAATGAGCTTGCTTTAGAGCAACTTCAACAAGCATTCCGAATGAAACCCGAGGCTGACATTGCAGCACATACCGGTGAGGTATTGTGGGTAATGGGTCGTCGCACTGAAGCAGAAGAGATGTGGCAACAAGGTCAAAAATTAGATGCTAATAATCCCACGCTGAAAGAAACTTTAAAACGCTTAAAGCCGGATTGGTCCAATACGAATCAAGCAGCTTCCGGCTCTTGGGATGGGCGCTTCGCCGTTAAGGTCACAGGCCTTACCGATGCGCAAACTCAGGGCGGATCGGGCGGCTTTACGCTCACACAAGAACAGCTTAAAGACGTCCTAGAAATACGCAATCCTGTTGGCGGATCTATTGCAAAAATTACGATCATGCCTGGCGAAGCAACTCTTGAGCGCGATGGCCAAGTAGTTACTGCGATTGATGCAGATACCCTTGTTCAAAATACCCTAGGGCTTCCCTTACCAGCAAGAGGTTTATCTAACTGGCTAAGAGGTGAAGTCCGACCAGGTGGCGAGGCAAGCATTGAGAGAAATCCCAAGGGGCAAGTGAGCAAAATCAATCAAGATGGCTGGGACTTGGTTTATACCTGGGGCAATAAAAATCGTCTTGAAAAACTTAACATGAGTCGTAGCTCAAACATTGGATCAATTGATATTCGCCTAGTCTTTGACAACCCAAATGAGTGAAGTGAACCACCAGTCCATAAGGCTTCGCTCACCAGCTAAGCTAAATTTATTTCTACACATCGTTGGGCGCAGGGCCGATGATTATCACTTGCTGCAATCCGTCTTTCAGTTGATTGATTGGTGCGATACCATTCACTTAAAACTCATCCCAGAAAATGAAGTGCGTCGCATTAATCCAATCACTGGAGTTCAAGCTGATCAAGATTTAGTTGTTCGCGCCGCAAAGTTATTAAAAGACTTTGCCAAGATTGACTCTGGGGTTGAAATTAATCTGCAAAAAGAAATTCCGATGGGTGCAGGATTGGGAGGCGGATCATCGGATGCGGCCACCACTCTGATTGGCTTAAATCACCTTTGGAATCTCAATTTAGACCAAAAGACGCTTTGCGACATAGGCCTAAAACTTGGTGCTGATGTGCCATTTTTCATTTTTGGCCAAAATGCGTTTGTTGAAGGAATTGGCGAACAAATGCGCGAAATTTCCTTGGGTGACCGTGAATTTTTGGTGATCTTCCCCAATCAAGGGATCGCCACCAAGAGTATTTTTCAAGACCCTGAATTGACCCGAGATCACGGTCAGATTACAATTGATGGCTTTCTTGCATCGCCATGGTCAGATCTTTCAAACGATTGTCAGGCAGTAGCGATGCGGATTTGTCCTGAAGTGAAGCAAGCTTTGGATTGGATTAGTCAGGCGGTACCGGGCTCAGAACCCCGTATGTCAGGCTCTGGAAGTAGCGTTTTTACAGTCTTAGACCCTAAGGCTGATATCGCAAAACTGGAAAATCTTCTACAAAATCTTCCTAAAGGGTGGATAGGTCGGGTTGTTCGGGGGCTAAATAAAAATCCCGCTTACAATTTGATTTCTTCAGATTGATCCGTAGGGGAATCGCCAAGCTGGTTAAGGCACTGGATTTTGATTCCAGCATGCGAAGGTTCGAATCCTTCTTCCCCTGCCAAATACTGTAGAAATGACAAAGATAACCTTTTGACCCTACAAAATCCTTAAGACTATGTCCTCCACAAACTCTGATTTATTGACTTTATTTACAGGCAACGCAAATCCGGTTTTGGCTGAGGCTGTAGCCAAAGAGCTCAAGTTGCCAATGGGCAAA of Polynucleobacter sp. AP-Titi-500A-B4 contains these proteins:
- a CDS encoding SIS domain-containing protein, producing MIAKTRERTLKLARDTLTMEAAALQTMRDRLEGINADALVHAVELLHDCKGRIVVSGIGKSGHIARKIAATFASTGSPAFFVHPAEASHGDLGMVTRDDVFVALSNSGETEELLTIVPIVKRTGAKLIALTGAPDSSLAKLADAHLDTSVEKEACPLNLAPTTSTTAALAMGDALAVALLDARGFQAEDFQRSHPGGRLGRKQLMHVSEVMRSFEDTPKISIQASLQDALLEMTSKRMGMVVTLDEKQKVFGILTDGDLRRLLEKNTNLSGITLQNATTASPRTIPPELLAEEAIEMMEKHRINHLVVTDKDGCLLGALNLHDLFAAKVI
- a CDS encoding HAD family hydrolase, which translates into the protein MPSAFNTHNTNPLSQYPQAWERAGKVKLLVLDVDGVLTNGQVWIGADGKESLKAFDIQDGLGIKLLEQCGIPTAIITGRNSKMVLARCDELGIKQVHMGVENKAIALEEVLKSLGLKASDCAVMGDDWPDLAMMKHAGLRIAPAQAHDAVKEFAHFVTIHTGGNSAVREACDLILKAQNHYDDLLNKARQ
- the lptC gene encoding LPS export ABC transporter periplasmic protein LptC codes for the protein MQLNSQRIKLSIGRTLLRLMPLILMGALTLMTFWLVQKNTPPESSMLERVRLHEPDYIIKDGTLSALNELGTTKYRILGNKVTHYDDDASIDIDVPRMRLFQPEKAPVTVKSNTGHLDGDLTILELFDNASIYRPAQAATASEPATLRMLASSSYFKVLINDDIVETNRPITLEQGMSVMHSTEGGTFDNIQQSMTLSGQVKGRIERAPRSAQ
- a CDS encoding LptA/OstA family protein, which produces MNRLPLLVFALCMLMLSSIAHAEKADQDKPIILEAEKVSVNDVQQIYDLKGQVLLIKGTIVVTGEDGHIQVDPEGYELVDVKGSSDTTASFRQRREGPADEFMQGRGSQVTYNAKTEVLTITGDASLKRSLNMQMLDQLQGWKIEYDDIKERYRVTPPVNAKPEDLPLARAILSPRRKATLEK
- the lptB gene encoding LPS export ABC transporter ATP-binding protein, which produces MTTDLAQTPSTATLSARNLQKRYGSRTVVRDVSVEVKCGEVVGLLGPNGAGKTTSFYMIVGLVPLDAGQIILDGADITHLPIHERARMGLSYLPQEASVFRKLNVAENIQAVLELQVQGGKPLTKAEIADRLDELLGELQIGHLRNNPALSLSGGERRRVEIARALASQPKFILLDEPFAGVDPIAVGEIQRIVRFLRDRQIGVLITDHNVRETLGICDHAYIISEGSVLAEGKPDQIIQNDAVRRVYLGENFRM
- the hpf gene encoding ribosome hibernation-promoting factor, HPF/YfiA family, whose amino-acid sequence is MNLKINSRHLEVTPAMRTHLEAGLAKIRKHFDHVIDASAFLVVDNAKEKDLRQSAEITIHLKGKELFAEAHNADLYHAMDAVVDKLERQVVKHKEKIQDHHHEKHFE
- a CDS encoding PTS sugar transporter subunit IIA, encoding MNALTNLFTPDCIALDNPAKNRADAFAAAGELFSKQVGIDATSVVEFLNAREDLGSTALGAGVAIPHGRVKGLKQPAAAFMKLKDPIEFAAPDGESVSILIFLLVPEKATQQHLEILSSIAQLLSDSDAREKLISATDPTMVCELLQHWGNTK
- the hprK gene encoding HPr(Ser) kinase/phosphatase — its product is MTQPLLLDGVTAQQIFDDNVSDLKLSWIGGLEGADRTFPPEAVKAAAASSDLVGHLNLIHPSRIQIFGEQEVDYHAALEPEQKQEQIASLISKTPPCVIVADGKPADPDLQLFCQRSSTPLFTTNISAAEVIDHLRTYLTKIGAPQITMHGVFMDILGLGVLLTGESGLGKSELGLELISRGHGLVADDAVDFARLGPDYIEGRCPVILRNLLEVRGLGLLDIRTIFGETAVRRKLKLRLIVQLVRRTDGEFERLPLEAQHIDVLGIPIRMVKIQVAAGRNLAVLVEAAVRNTILQLRGIDTLKEFIERQRLQMNAEADSIKAQGRLL
- the rapZ gene encoding RNase adapter RapZ, with the translated sequence MQINLITGISGSGKSVALRAFEDAGYDCVDNLPVSLLENLISTLANENCERVAVAIDARRGQSIAELPSILENLKRSHQVRIVFLNADTNTLVQRFSETRRRHPLSTSAKQTQSATLIEAIDKERGLLEPLRTQAHSIDTSNLPAHALRSWIQDLLKDKPVGLTVIFESFGFKKGVPSEADLVFDVRCLPNPHYDKVLRPLTGNDKPVKEFLEKIPEVVSMEIDITQFIEKWLPHYIADGRSYLTVAIGCTGGQHRSVYLVNRISEHFRAQKEFIDLQLNFLDRHRELDSIPAAKP
- the mutY gene encoding A/G-specific adenine glycosylase; this encodes MSKALINTFSEKLIAWHARSGRSGLPWQGNRDPYAVWVSEIMLQQTQVATVLERYPRFMKRFPTVKKLASAHIDEVLAEWAGLGYYSRARNLHDCAQQVVKEFAGQFPSDPILLEQLKGIGRSTAGAIAAFAFHVKAPILDANVKRILARLFAVEGPLQDKAVNDRLWQLAGQLLPAKAKDMPVYTQALMDFGATWCTARKPVCLDNEKKCPYEKQCQANLSDQVLSLPHKTLKAKSPEFDCDMLLVRSGNFILLQKRPSKAIWGGLWSLPESVWITKSTPKKSIPRLQNLFAAALPEEGATPWLKACKVVKAGPQIKHVFTHRRLWMQIWHVNAPKLVEPQSSNLKWVPLSQLGRYGLPQPIKVLLQGLSLVRGDDLKN
- the mutM gene encoding bifunctional DNA-formamidopyrimidine glycosylase/DNA-(apurinic or apyrimidinic site) lyase — translated: MPELPEVEVTRLGITPHLQGRAISAVKVLDGRLRWPVPKTLPKILPGQKVHAIERRGKYLLIELDTGHLLVHLGMTGTLRVLPSTDPLKLHDRVTLEFGNLSLRLHDPRKFGAVLWHPKTKGPIEKNVLLQKLGVEPFSSAFAGELGAEILYQASRKRSVAVKQFLLAGQAVVGVGNIYCSESLFEAGIHPAKPAGKLTRPQCSRLAEAVRLILKKAIAAGGSSLKDFVNSDGDPGHFMVQTKVYDRKDQPCKVCKTPIKQIVQGQRSTYFCPACQKR
- a CDS encoding lipoprotein insertase outer membrane protein LolB is translated as MSKFLLKSYFKGLLLLFTACLSAVSGYALAQADEGQSGQAIFEVLASEIALQRGEAGLAYNTYMELARQYKDPRLAQRAMEIGIAGGSPELALNAAKTWDSLSPASQTKPKEVLITLLVLSNRWSDAVKPAIALLQQQTPAQQENTLLQLQALLSKAKDESDALRAFYEIASTAKPLPKDPGLLYTYAMSAEKAGRLDVMEKTLREILRKSPNDANSLNALGYSLADRNIKLPEAFALISKAHQLSPKDGFILDSLGWVNFRLGKNELALEQLQQAFRMKPEADIAAHTGEVLWVMGRRTEAEEMWQQGQKLDANNPTLKETLKRLKPDWSNTNQAASGSWDGRFAVKVTGLTDAQTQGGSGGFTLTQEQLKDVLEIRNPVGGSIAKITIMPGEATLERDGQVVTAIDADTLVQNTLGLPLPARGLSNWLRGEVRPGGEASIERNPKGQVSKINQDGWDLVYTWGNKNRLEKLNMSRSSNIGSIDIRLVFDNPNE
- the ispE gene encoding 4-(cytidine 5'-diphospho)-2-C-methyl-D-erythritol kinase, yielding MSEVNHQSIRLRSPAKLNLFLHIVGRRADDYHLLQSVFQLIDWCDTIHLKLIPENEVRRINPITGVQADQDLVVRAAKLLKDFAKIDSGVEINLQKEIPMGAGLGGGSSDAATTLIGLNHLWNLNLDQKTLCDIGLKLGADVPFFIFGQNAFVEGIGEQMREISLGDREFLVIFPNQGIATKSIFQDPELTRDHGQITIDGFLASPWSDLSNDCQAVAMRICPEVKQALDWISQAVPGSEPRMSGSGSSVFTVLDPKADIAKLENLLQNLPKGWIGRVVRGLNKNPAYNLISSD